DNA from Aphis gossypii isolate Hap1 chromosome 3, ASM2018417v2, whole genome shotgun sequence:
attttttttgtattataaaaaatattaattatgtttgggAAATCTAGTTAGAGTCAAAAGTGTCAGCAGTTATAAATTTGACTGCAGCTACAAATACTGAAGAGTTcacatttattgaaaatggtCCAGGTATGGTTACACTTAATCTTAGCTGGCGGCGACCATCTCTTTTTGCTCCTTTAATGACAACAGAATCgtttattgtaagtatatgatatgataaataataaaacaaagtttgagtaaatatacattatgtgcTCGAATTGGTGCACCTAATCATGAGTGGTCACTATACTAAAAGTACTCTCAGTATTCTATatgtctttttatttatagcaaatatttattactcattctttattaatatttttttttagaatgtcCAGTGTACATTAGGCCATGAAACAAGCCCATTACATCCATTATGGCACCAATTACTGTTCTTGGAAGATCTAATAGAACAATTGACATATTTGAAAGATGAATGTTTAACAAATAGACATAACATTGTGTTTCCTCAAtttcaagtaaatattttttaagctctattttatttgaatatataactTATGGTGAATTTGAAAGGGTGATATAAGAGGTAGTGCTAATGGACAAATCGTTGAAATGTTTCCTGCTATGTTGCAAAGCATATCTTCTACATTGTACAAACGAGGCAAGTTTGGAGGCCAAGAAGATAATgatcaaaaactattttgtcaATGTGTTAGAGATGTTATTGCTGCGGAATGTATTCAACAAGAATTCACTGATAAACTTTGGACGTATTTGTTgggttagtattatataattaagaaatattttttaaattatcatttaatttaatttaaatattatttagaatgcaaatcatataatgatttaattgaaTGTTTCAAACATTTGTACAAAGCTGTAAGAAATGAAACTTTCAAACCATTGGTGTGTATAGTATATGACATTAAAGAATAATGTTGaactattgattattttattgttatatgtcattaaatagattaaatcATCAAATGGTACGCGGTTagctcaaatattaaaatctttacCAGGAAACACTGCATCTAATCCAGAAAAGCTTTATGACCCTGTTCagttattaattgaaattggaattgaaaaacttaaaaatgattatacccaagcatttttaatttctaaaattgcTTTAGCAGATCacttaaaattagaatataataataagttagtattctatattatgcttagttttatatattttaaatttatttcatttttgttttttagattttgtaatattgaatattcagAATGGTGGACAACATTAAACTCATGGATGATTTGGTTATGTAGAGTTCATACAGTTTTAGATTTAGCTTCTGTCACTGAatctatgttaaatataactacacaAAGTATGATGCCTGTCATAACGAATGCTTTGCGTTATTATCTAGGAGATTCATCTCCTATAAAAGCTGTTACTTCTGTGAAAACATTACCACCCCAGGTTTTCCGATCATCAatcaatacacattttattgaacatcATATaccaaagtattatatttaatattaatatatagacatattgttgaatgtctgaataaatcatattgttaattattatgactattaatctaataattttttttcagagtTTTTACTTATGACAACTGGACGTTACAATTAACATCACAAAATAGTAATCGACGTGTTATTAGTACATTTCATCGCaattctgaaaatatattgcCTAAACAAATATCATACCAAGGTttgtaaataagtttaaaatgattattttgaagattttatttcagtaattagttattattattttatcaacttatatatcatacaaaataatttatagtttatttaatttttctgtttcaaatgtttatattaaagataaaagtccttaaaaattattttacaaaaatataaaatgtagattggatttaatatttaactgaaGTTTGTATCTCTGTTGGAGATGCCttaagtagtataaaaaatataaaggctGATACTTCATAGTAtagtcttatattatatacttaaaaattctaaatatcaaaatattttgaataactgaATGATTGGAAAAGAAAAGGGGGGGGATGATCTTGATTGGTAAATCATcttgtgtatttaattatttgacaagcaaacataatttgaaatttatgaaatattgatttttattttattgttataattgtttatgtgataggtacctattaaaaaataattttccttgTGTAAGTTAATGTGATTAAAGtggattttttatatggtttccACTGattgttttagttaattttaaaggtAATAGGATATAGTACTGCTGTTTAATACTATTGCTTTTAggaattaaagtaattttttatacaatctgatatattatagttataaaagatattatttatcgcATATTCTCCAAAAAGTAAATTCAcccacttttatttatatatctcttgtatttgtattttataaatatttttaaaataaaacataacttttccttatatttaaaaatacatattttttttttaacttcctCAAATATTTCCAATGtgttagttatattaatgtattcagtcattaattataataatatatgaatttgctacatattttaattttcaacatacaatttaagtatatttatgtttattaatagatGTTACTAACGGTGAAACCAAGGAAAAATTAATGGACCAAACAACTGTACCTCTAGAAACTTATTACTGCATTAACTTCCATGTATTGTCAGACCATTTAAATTAGATGAATTTTGATAGCaatgtttttctaattttaattatttttaaatatatctattatatgtatgtttactgcttaaaattttacaatatatatgttaagtgaaagttgtatacttatattataacagtataataaacggactctgatttattataaaattaaaacaaattttgtattaaaatatttttttatactatagttcttaatttatgtatattaaaactacttaaaataattaaaatataattccatttttaacccaagttttattctatttgtgttttaatgaactaatattttatataatacctaacggCTAACCTtgttggtattatattttataattataatattttaatgtcataTTTACTTTTGAAGTAGATAGTGATAAtggagatttaaaaaatatttagactaattttaaattatttatatcacaaattaatttacaccTTACTATGTTGTACTCGTGTATTTTATgacataagtttataataatactatattggtAAAAATGTTGGCAATGTTTTTGACAAGAATTAGTTCaacatatcataaaaatacctaatataaaaataaaaattataatatatttagaaataaaggTTGACACAGTTTCTgcttaaaaacgtttttaattgtaatggtttatcattgaattcaaattaatacatcCATTACAGGTTGCATAATCTATGATGAGGTGTACTGAAAATCTAAGCATATAGTATTTTTctctagtatatttttatttattagaaaagttACTTCGTTGCCATTTAATTTCCATTTATGTCTTTACGGGAAGGAATCcacaaaaattcaatatttgtatgaGTAAGAATTAGCTTGGTTTGGATTTTTTTGGATCAAAATTTGGACAGTATGGGCAAgtaggtatttgttttttttttaaaatactgtttGCGAATTGTATGAAcaaatgtataagtaaattaatttatataatctacAGTGATACACTGATGTACCTTCgttgtaaattgaaaaataaaaataattaaattaaatctcatACGTACGATTTTCATGATTAATAATGGATTCTGTACtctatatctttaaaaatacacctattagtatcaaataatattttaaattataatataggtaccaacGTCAATATGTTATCAGAATCGAAGTCCATAAAGCACACACGCTGGtagaattaatttcattttcccAAAAAGACTAGGTTAGGTATCTTTTTGGTCAAAATATTCGCCGAACGACCATTGTCCGTAAATCTGTTTACAACAGATCAAGTGAGCGATTAATACAACGTTCCTTTTTTTTAGGTTATCCGTTGACTTAAAAGAAGATGGGCTAAAGTCGCTAAAGaccttttgaaataaattatgaaagaaaaatctgtaaatttaaaattctcaaacaaattcatgttttaatgaaatagaCGCGACAAACAAGCAATTTTAAAagggttattataattttttctaattattcaattacacCTGTTACttgttagttattacttaggtaactattagtttattatacatcgtGACTAACTTTGTTGTggttttttgtacatatttctTTACTAGATCCTGAAGTGGAGTGTTAAGTATTCGACAGttgaatagtatttaaaaatgatacataGGTACTCGTACTTAACTGAGTTTACTGTATTTAGGCTTTAGTAGGTATGTAGGttggtacattttaatatacagattagtaatttaaactgaataaatttgaaattaagaacatttttgatctttttttctctttattactgaaaaataatagattttgaatGTTTGTAAACATCTTCTAGTTAGTTTAGTACCTAGTTactagttaggttaggttagtaagttagttttataattcactattataaaatatttatagttctcaataattaaaaatagatttatttaggtaatatttcTTAATCTCTTTAAAGGTCAAATTGTTGTTGTCGTGAATGGTACGACACGAAAATTGcatggtacctatttaaaatagtgtaaaaacttttatagaatataaaacttatcaaaatcaattattgagTCTTATGTGAATACATTGGTATCAATACACTAGTTCGATTTATTCGTAGGTATTATCATGGTATTTTAATCTGTGTCTACGACaaccaacatattattatttagttattactaaattatttagtaggtacttatttgcctatttttcatttttcaaatgtaaaaacgatttaaaacttctatattttatgctttttatagcaattatttattagtttattacatatttttggtTTGTAAATGCACCAAAATCCAAGCCTTAgtgagtataaaaaattcttaaaagtgtttttttcATATCTTCCTACATCAGAAAACCGTTAACTCAcgaaacataacattttatggcCGAAATTATGTTCGCAacaatgtgtacctatataggtacctaatataaacgaatgtttttattattatatattaattgtaggtAAGCACTTGgatatttgttttgtactCGCGGCGTGATTATCTACTTAGAAATGACCTAAAggcttatatacctacctagtgTGTATTGGTCAAGGAAGTCTTACACGtacacattatttatgtaacgaCTTCAGTCAACCGAAATGGAACAAGAAAACTTCTGTTTTAAAACTGTGCCACGTTGACCACGCTTATTAATTCCACcagacaaattttaataacactgtcaaaaaaataatgggtACACACGGGATCACATGGAAATATTGTgtgaaattaattacttactgTAAATTATGCGTACACTTACACGCTGTACCAGTCGTACTTTACCACCCGTAGGTACCCCCACAgagaaaagtattatttttgttttccaaCAAACGaacaattacttttaaaagtaaaaaaaaattaaacctatTACGCCCACACGtaggtactttttatatttatgtcctatgatatgttatgtttatttaatattttaacgagtGTCAActgtcaattaaaatattatgatacactgataagtgataacacaGTGCctgatacattataaaaataacataatatggatAATAAATGTCTAATCTTACCTattgagtacctacctataataccgctataatattttgca
Protein-coding regions in this window:
- the LOC114122458 gene encoding protein zwilch homolog, with protein sequence MDLNNFLKCCHERVNLHPDFVLNQCDPNTISYIRPFCPSGVENPIVGYIHKKHAQKVVNSIVKTFSSSDEDEDDEFELTGNPLECPFSPIKAQKVQVEINKLEDSHIPLNLLQARQLVYLKLKDEQFLSIPLFILCDGLKNNTILLGGDVYKGWHSRYWGEYKGRNDVEHDELSVQNMIETHKKFPQVSSMILESKVSAVINLTAATNTEEFTFIENGPGMVTLNLSWRRPSLFAPLMTTESFINVQCTLGHETSPLHPLWHQLLFLEDLIEQLTYLKDECLTNRHNIVFPQFQGDIRGSANGQIVEMFPAMLQSISSTLYKRGKFGGQEDNDQKLFCQCVRDVIAAECIQQEFTDKLWTYLLECKSYNDLIECFKHLYKAVRNETFKPLIKSSNGTRLAQILKSLPGNTASNPEKLYDPVQLLIEIGIEKLKNDYTQAFLISKIALADHLKLEYNNKFCNIEYSEWWTTLNSWMIWLCRVHTVLDLASVTESMLNITTQSMMPVITNALRYYLGDSSPIKAVTSVKTLPPQVFRSSINTHFIEHHIPKVFTYDNWTLQLTSQNSNRRVISTFHRNSENILPKQISYQDVTNGETKEKLMDQTTVPLETYYCINFHVLSDHLN